Within the Streptomyces sp. R41 genome, the region GTCGGGTGCGTAGGCCGGCAGAAAGTAGCAGGTGATCCAGTCGTGGGTGTCGATGAACTCCCGTAATCGGCGGTCTTTGTGGACGTTGAGGTTGTCCCACACCAGCACGATCGGTGCGCCGAGTTGCCGGTGGGCGGCGATGAGCAGGTCGCGATAGTCGGTCCAGGTGAAACTGCGTCTGCCACCGCGTTTGTGATCGAGATGCCGTTTGGGCCGGTAGATCAGCCGTGAGTGTTCGCCCTGCTTGTAGCAGGCGAGCGCGGCAACGGAGAAGCGGCGCTGGGAGCGTCCCCGGACCCGGATGACGGGTGTGTGGCCGCGTCGGGCCCAGGTCCGTGCGGTGGGCGGCGTCATCGAGAACCCGGCTTCGTCTTCGAAGCACAGCCAGGCGTCGAGCGCCGCCACGGCCCTTCCACCTGCGGCCAGGTCTCCTTCACCCAGCCCGCCACGGCCTCCTCGTCGCGCTCGATGGCTCGGCGGGCTGGGACCTGGTGACTGAAGCCGTGCCGGTGCAGCATCCGCGCGATCGCCGACAGCGTCATGCTTTTGTGGAACCGGCGCCCGATCAGCGTCTTGATCCGCGCCAGCGTCCACGTCTGGTCCGGCCAGCCATGGGCGACCGGCCCTTTGGCCAGCTCCTGCTCGAGCACGGCGAACAGCTTCTCGCTCAGCTTGGGCAGCGATACCGGTCCGGCAGACCGCAGCCCCTCCGCGCCGGCGTCGTGCCAGGCCCGGCGCCAGCGCTGCACCGAGCGCACACTCACCCGTAATTCCTTGGCGACCTCGGCGGTGGAGGCACCGACTGCGAAGCGCTCCGCGGCCTCCAGCCGGATCCGCTCGCGAAACGCCTGCCGTTCAGGCGTCAGCCCACCACCCTGCGGATATCTCACACAACCGGCATACCGCGACGATCACACATCGTCATCCCTCAACGACATCACGCCGCAAAAGTCAGTAACGCTGTTCCGTGGCTCCGCGCGCCGGCAGGGGGCAGCTGCCCCCAGGCAGCCTGGCCCAAGCGGCCAGTGGTGCGGACGGGCGGACCTGGTTCGCTGCCCACTGAGGGGTCGGCGGCCTCAGTCCCCTCCAGCGGAGGGCAGCCGCCGTTCCTGACTCTGGTGGTGATCAGCAGGCGCGGACTGTGAAACGGTGCAGTGAGGGCGAGTGCCCTGCGGAACGGATCGGCAGTCGTCCGGTGGGCGCACCTGGCGGATACCTCGTAGGTTGGAGATGAAAGCGGTCGCGCTCGTAAAGATCGGCAGGGCACGCGCGTGACGACAGCGGATATCGATTTCGAGGAACTGTTCGACGCCGCGCCGAACCCGTACCTGGTGCTGGACGCCGACCTGGTGGTCCGCTACGCCAACCGGGCCTACCTCCGGGTCACCGGCAGGACCCGCGAAGAACTGGCCGGGCGGTACATCCTGGAGGTATTCCCGGACACGCCTGCAGCGCCGGGCGCGGCGCGTGATTTCGGCGCCTCACTCCAGCGCGTGCTGCACTCCCGCGAGCCCGATGTGGTGGTACCGCAGCGCTTCGACATTCCCGTCGCCGGCCGGCCGGGCGACGTCGAGGAGCGATGGTGGTGCGGGATGTCCAGCCCGGTCCTGGGGCCGGACGGCACTGTGAAATGGATCATCGCGTGGGCCGACGACGTCACCGAGTTCATGCACTCCCCTGTCATCCGTGAGCTCACCCCGCCGCTGAGCAAGCAGGCAACAGGGATCGCGGCCCAGGTGTACGCCCGGTCGCACGATCTGGAACAGCTGAACGAGCAACTGCGCCAGGCGCATGCCCGTGAACGTGAAATCGCCGTCACTCTGCAGGAGGTCATGCTCCGCTCGCCCGACTTGGACAGGCACCGGGACATCGCCGTGCGCTACCTGCCTGCCCACGGATCACTCAACGTGTGCGGCGATTGGTACGACGTGGTCGATCTGCCGCCCGACCGCTACTCCATCGCTATCGGGGACGTCGTCGGCCACGGCCTGCAGGCCGCAGCTGTCATGGGCATGCTGCGCAGTGCCCTGAGCGCAGCCATCCGAGCCGTTCCCAGCCCCGCGCAGGCCCTGGAGGTACTGGGTCTGTACGCTCGGGCGGTCGACGGCGCGCTGGCCACCACCGTAGCCAAAGTGCTCATCGACCCGCGCAGCCGACTGATCATCTACAGCAACGCCGGCCACCCACCGCCGGTACTGCTCCATCCAGACGGCAGCTGGCAGCTGCTGGACCAGGCCACAGACCCGCCGCTGGGCGCCAGACCGGAACATGTCCCCCGCCCCCAGGCCGGCATGTCCTACACCCGAGGGGACACCCTCGTGCTCTATACCGACGGCCTCATCGAACGCCGCGGCGAAGACATCGATGCCGGCCTGGCCAGGCTGACCGAGTCCCTCGCCCAGTACAGCACCCTCGCCGTGGAACAACTCGCCGATGCACTGCTGGCCCACCTGGGCGTCACCAGCGGTAGCTGGGATGACATCGCCCTGGTCATCGTCCGCCTGTGACCGTTTCCAGAAACAGGTACCGAGGGACGCGCGTGGGCTTACGAACCCGCACGCCCCTCACGCCCTCAACCGAGACTCCCAACACCGATGTCCCGTGACAGTGAATCTGAGCGCGCGCCGACGGCCGGCGCACGCCGCCTCAGCCCGATGGAGCGGGGATGGCCACCGCGGGCGCTTCGGAGCCAAGTTCGTCGAGGTACGCATCGATCCCGAGCTCGGCCTGCTGCGCGTGGCACGAGTGGTCTCGGCCATCGACGGCGGGCCATCCTCAATGCCAAGAACGCCACCAGCGAGATCATCGGCGGCACGGTGGGCGGCATCAGCCAGGCGCTGTTCGAGGACACCGCCACCGACGAAGGGACCGGACGCATCGCCAACGCCACCTTCGGCGACTACCTGATGCCCAGGGGACGTGGTCCACCCGTGACCGCCTGACTATCGCCTACCAACGCTGCCGCCACCTGCCTACGCAGGTTGTCAACAGGGCGAATGTCGCCTGGTACGCCCACGCTAGATTCCTAGGATGCTAGCATCGCCCCGTGAGTGACGAAGAGGTCAAGCAGTTCAACGTGTACTTGCCGGTCGGACTGATCAAGCAGGTCAAGCATCACGCCATCGAGTCGGGCATGTCCCTCTCGGCGTTGGTCGCAGACGCCCTGCGCGCCTACCTCGACGACACCCACGGGCAGCCACAGCAATCGTCCGAGAAGGAGACCTGACATGGCGACCGACGGGATCGAGGCCGTGTTCCTGGAGACCCACAACTGGGGCAGGGCAGCGCAGTTCTTCCAGGCACTGGGCTTCGAATTGGAGTTCTCGACCGACCACAGCTCCGGCCGGTTCCGCAATGGCGACGGTCCGTACGTGTTCATCGCTGAGGTCCCCGAGGACCGGGAGCCCCAGACGCAGATCGTGATGAAGGTGTCCGACGCGGATGCGTTCCGTCCAGATCCTGCCGTCGAGGTGGTCACGCCGTTCGAGGACACCCATTACGGGACCAGGGAAATGACTGTCCGTGACCCCGACGGACGTTTGTGGAGCCTCCAGGCCCCGGCGAAGAACTGACCGTAAGGAGAGGGACATCGTGGCAGGCGAGCAGAACGAGCTGCCGGACAGCACCGCGGTGCGGGTCGCCCTCTGGCGGGCGATGCACGTGCAGGTCGACCCGCCGCCCCACGTGCTCGAGGACGAGATCGGACTGGAGCTGGCGGCCCCCGACGAGGGATGGAGGCACCGCCCGGACATGGAGCCGCGCGGCACGAGCGGGTTCCGGGCGGCCATTGTGGCCCGTGCTCGTTTCATCGAGGACCTGGTTGCCGAGCAAGCCGGCCACGGCGTCGACCAGTACGTCGTCCTGGGGGCCGGGCTGGACACCTTTGCCCAGCGCAGACCGGAGATCGCCTCCCGCCTACGGGTCTTCGAGATCGACCAGCCGGGCACCCAAGCCTGGAAGCGCCAGCGCCTCATCGAGCTCGGCCACGGGATCCCCGACTGGCTGCGACTGGTGCCGGTCGACTTCGAGGCGGCCGGGGATTGGTGGGAGCAGCTGTCCGACGCCGGCTTCGATCCCGGCCGGCCGGCGGTCGTCGTCTGCACCGGTGTCACCATGTATCTCACCAAAGACGCCAACGCAGCTACTTTGCGCCGGCTCCGCGGGCTCGCCCCCGGCTCGACGCTCGCCATCACCTTCATGCTGCCGACCGAACTCGTCGATGACGCCGATCGCCCCGCGCTCGAGGCGACCAAGCCACAGGCCCGAGCAGCCGGAACGCCGTTCATCAGCTTCTACACCCCGCAGGAGATGCTGACACTGGCCCGCGACGTCGGCTTCAAAGACGCCCGACACGTGTCGGGATCTGCGCTGGCCGCACGCTACTTCGCCGATCGGACCGACGGCCTTCGCCCGTCAAGCGGGGAGGATCTACTGGTGGCCACGGCCTGACGCCCTTCGGCCACACCACCCGTTCCGAAAGCAAAAGTTGGGATATGGCTGCCGGCACAGAGAGATGGCCGGTCGGTTGGCTCCGAGCCCCTACCCGAAGAAGGGCAGACTTTGGCCGATGCGGCACTAGTCCGATTTGCCGACCGATGAGCCCCGACTCGCGCGGCGCAGTGATCGACAGGCAGGGCGCCTACCTTGGATTGGCGGCACGGCTGCACCAGCGTTCCCCAGGCCGCGCGCTGCCGCCCGAGGCGACACGGGAATCCGCAGAGCTCCCGCGCCTGCCGTCCACCGCAGGCGCGGGAGCAATCACCGGGTCGCCTCAGCGAGAGGTCAGCTTCCACAGATGGTCGGCAGTGCCGTTGTCGTCCCACTGGAGGACCTGGGCGCCGGAAGTGGTGCTCATGTTGTTGACGCCGAGTACGAGGCCGCTGTTGTAGTTGGCGATCTTGTAGTAGCCGTTGTCGGAGGGGATGAGCTGCCAGAGGTGGTCGGCGGTTCCGTTGTCGCCCCAGATCAGGGCTGTGCCTCCATCGCTGGTACTCATGTTGTTGATGCCGAGCAGCAGACCACTCGCCTGGTTGACGATCTTGTAGAGGCCCGAACCCGCGGACACCAGCGTCCAGTTCTGGTCGGTGCCGGTGGTCGAGGTCGAGGTCGCCTGGACGACAGAGGTGCCCTGTGCGGTGCCGGCGTTCTGGGTGTCCAGGGCGAGCCCGCTGTTCTTGTTGGTGATCTGGTAACGCCCGGCCAGCGAGGCGGGCGTACCGCTGGGGGTGACGACCAGGTGGTAGCCGTCGGACGCGTTCATTGCGACGGGGACGGTGATGGAGCCGTTGCTGACCGTGTAGTCGGCCTCGGAGATCGTGAACGGGGCCGAGACAGCTGTCGTACGGCCCTTGGAGGGGGTGTACTCCAGCTTCACGTGCACCTTGCTGCCGAAGGCCGACAGAGAGCCGAGTCCGTTGACATTGACTGCCGTTGAGCCGGTTCCGCCGCCGAAGATGACGCTGATCTGTCTGCCGTCACCGGTGAGCGAGGCGGCCCCGTCGATACCGGTCTGCGCCGGGGGCGCGGTGGTGAGCATGTTGCCGGACATGTCGCCGTACCACTTGTAGAGCCAGTACGAGCCATTGGGCGAGCCGCCGGTATCGGTGAGGGTGTCGCCGAGGGTGCCGTAGTGGTTCCAGAAGGCGAGTTCGGCGTCACGGACTCCGGCCCGTTCGAACTTGGCGACGTAACCGATGAGCGAGCCCGGCACCCCGATCTCGCTGGGGGTCGCGTATTCCTCGATGGAGATGGGCCGAGGGCTGATTCCGAGGCTGCTCTCCAGGGAACGGTAGGCCGAGACGTGGGCGGCGATGTCCTTGCTGCCCTGGAGTTCGTGCCAGGCGATGACGTCCGGGACAGTGCCGCCGGCCTTGGCGTCGGTGAGAAATTGGCTCATCCAGCTCTGGTTCCACGCGGAGTAACTGGGGCCCTGAATAGGCGTGGTGGTGTCCTTCGCGCGCACCTCCTTGAACGTGCGCGCCCAACCGGCGTCGAACGCACCGGCGTTGGTGGTGTCCCAGGTCCAGTCGGGCTCGTTCCACAGCTCGTACGCACTGATGTTGGTGGCACCGGAGGACTTGACCGAGGCGACCTGGGTGTCCACGGCGGACAGCCAGTCACTCCAACTCACCCACTTGTAAGGGAAGTTCGGGTACCAGTCGGGCATGCGGACGACGACCTTGGCGCCCGCTCTCGCGGCCTTCGCAGCGACCATCAGAGAGTCACCGGCGGGGGCGGGCTCGCCGTTGGGCAGCTGCTTCCCACCGGGGGCCATCTGTACGAAGGTGTTGGGCTTCAGCGGCTGCACGAGGCTGTCGGCCGGGGTGCTCGCGTCGGCGAGGCCGTAGAGGCTGCCGGTGGCGACATGAGTGACGGACCGCATGGTCTGGTTGGCGTTGACGACCAGGGTGGTGGACGCGGTGGGGGCGGCGTCGGCGGGGGTTCCCGTCAGGGCGGTCGCTGCGGCGGCCAGGACGGCCACCGCGACAAGAACGAACGGCCGTCTGCGGATGGGAGGCTGGGATCTCGGGACAGGCATGGGTGGCGGCTCTCCTGACATCTGAGGAGGTGGATGGTGGGCTGACGTCCCGGTCAGTCCTTGATCGCGCCGGCGGTGACCCCGGCGGCGACGTACCGCTGCGCGAGGACGAGGAGGGCGGCGGCGGGTACGGACGCGACGACCGCGGTGGCCATGATCGCGTTCCATTCCTGGTTGTTGTTGCCGATGTAGTGGTAGATGCCGAGGGTGATCGGGCGCATGTCGCCGCCGCCGTCGAGGGTGTTGGCGAAGACGAAGTCGGACCAGGCCCACAGGAAGCTGAACAGCGAGACGGTGACCACGGCGTTACGGCTCACCGGCAGTACGACCGACCAGAAGGTGCGCAGGGTGCCCGCGCCGTCGATGCGCGCCGCGGCGGTGAGTTCGTCGGGGATGCCCGACATGAACGCCGTGAAGATCATGACGCCGAAGGGCACAGCGATGGTGGAGTCCGCGATGATCAGGCCCCACCAGGAGTTCAGCAGACCGGCGTTGAGGAAGATCCCGTAGAAGCCCATCGCCATGACGATGCCGGGGATCATCTGCGCGATCAGCAGGGCCAGGGCGAGGATGCCGCCGCCACGCGGACGCAGTTTGGCGAGCGAGTAGCCGGCCGGAGCGGCGAGGACGAGGGTGACGGCGACCGTGCCGAGGCCGATGAGCAGGCTGGTGCCGAGGTAGGGCATCTGATCGTTCAGGACGGCCCGGTAGCCCTCGAACGTGGGGTGCAGCGGAAGCAGGTCGGGCGGGGACTTGCGCATGTCCTGCTGCGGGGTGAGGGACACGTTCAGCATCCAGTACACCGGGAAGAGCATGAGCGCGGTGAGCAGGAGGCCGATGACGGTGTAACGGCGGGAGCTCGTAGGGGACTTCACGCTTCGTGCCTCCTCTGGACACGGATGTAGAGCAGACCGAAGACGAGCGCGATGAGGATGAGGATGTTACCGACGGCGGCTCCGGGGCCGAACTTCGGGAGCAGGGTGCCGAATCCGAGCTGGTACGACCAGGTCGCGAGCGTGGACGAGGAGTCGCCGGGGCCGCCCTTGGTCATGATCCAGATCAGGTCGAACACCTTGAGTGTGTACACCAGGCCCAGCAGCAGTGTGATCGCCGAGACCGGCCGCAGCAGGGGGAAGGTGATGCGCCGGAACTGCTGCCAGCCACTCGCTCCGTCCAGCGAGGCGGCCTCGTACAGTTCCCCGGGGATGTTCTGCAGTCCGCTGTAGAGGATGACCAGGTTGAACGGGATGCCGATCCAGATGTTGGCGATGATGACCGAGGTCAGCGCCCAGTGCGGCGAGGTCAGCCAGTCGACGGGCGAGACGCCGACTAGGTGGAGGGCGTAATTGACCACCCCCGACTCGCTGTTGAGCATCCAGGACCAGGTCGACGCCGACACGATGAGCGGCAGCAGCCACGGGATCAGGAACAGTGCCCTGAGGGTGGGGGCCAGGCGGAAGTGCCGGTTGAAGAAGACCGCGAGCGCCAGTCCGGCCGCGTACTGGAAGGCGATCGACACGAAGGTGAAGACCATCGTGTGGCGCAGCGCAGGACCGAAGGTCGGGTCGTTCAGTACCTGGGAGAAGTTGTCCCAGCCCGAGAACGGCGCGTTGTTGTCGACGAACGACCGGACGGTGTAGTTGCGCAGGCTCAGATCGAGGTTGCGGTAGAGCGGGTAGAGGTAGAAGGCGACGAGGTAGGCGATGAGCGGGGCGACGAAGGCCAGCGCGATCAGCCGGCTCTTGCGGCGCCCACGGCGTGACAGGGAGTCGCGCCGGTCGGCGGTGCCCGTCGCTCCGGACCCGGCCGGGGAGCGCTTCGGGCGGCGGTCGACTCGGGCGATGGTCATGCGAACTCCTGGATGCGGGGTGGCGGTGTCCGGTGCGCGGCGCCGCTCGGCGTCAGCCCTTGCCCTTCTCGGCCGCCGTCTGCGCCGTGTCGAGTGCGTCCTTGGGGCTCTTGCCGCCGGACAGGGCCCCCTGCACGGCGGTCCACATCGGCTGCGAGATGGTCGGGTACTTCGTGCCCAGACCGTCACTGGTCCGGCCACGCGCCGCGGCCACGGCATCTACCCACGGCTTGAGCTTCGGGTTCGCCTTGACCTGCTGGGCCTGCACCGCCGCGGTGGGAGCGACGTATGTCAGCGTGGTGTCGCTGGCCAGCAGGTTCTTGGAGCTGGTCAGGCAGGTGACGATCTTCTTGCTGACGTCGTAGCGGGCGGTGTCCTTCTGCACCGGGACGGTGACGAACTCGCCGCCTGTCGGCACCGGGGCCGAACCGCCGTTCTGGCCGGGGATGTTGACGATCCCGTACGGGAATCCGGCCTTCTCCGCGTTGGCCAGCTGCCAGGTGCCGTTCTCACCGAACGCGTAGTCGCCAGTGGCGAACTCCTGCCAGCTGGTGGTCTGGGTGTTGTTCAGGACGTCCTTGGGTGCGTACCCCTCGTCGACCCACTGCTTCCACAGCGACAGCGCGGCAACTCCCTTGGCGGAGTTGAGTTCGGTGAGGTCGCCGCCCGCGCCCCAGAACCAGGGCAGGAACTGGAAGCTGCCCTCCTCCGTGTTGATCGCGGAGAACGTGATGCCCTTCTTGCCCGCCGACTTGATCTTCTTCAGGGCAGCCGTCAGTGACGCCCAGTCCTTGATGGAGGCGGGATCGACGCCCGCGGCCGTCAGGACCTTCTTGTTGTAGTAGAGCGCGAGCGTGTTGGCGCCTATCGGGACGCCGTAGGCCGCACCTTGGAGGGTGCCCGCGCCGATGATGTTCTTCTGAATCGCGGACGTGTCCAGCCCGAGATCACTCGTCTTGTTGAGGATCCCGGCCTCCACCATGGTGGAGACAACCGGGTTGTCCACCAGCATCACGTCGGGCGCGTTGCCCTGCTGGGCCGCCAGCAGCGCCTTGTTGCCCAGGTCCGTGGTGTCGTACCCAGTGCGCTTGACCTTGACGCCGGCGTCGGTGCCGCACTGCGTGACGCGCTTGCCCCAGTCCGAGGAGGCGTCGAACTGCGGGTAGGGGTCCCAGAAGGTGTACGTACCCGACTTGGCGGAGGAGTCGGAGGAACCCGAACCACCACCCCCGCAGGCGGTGACGGAGGCAAGGGTGCCGACGGCGGTGAGGCAGGCGAGGAGGGTACGGCGGGTGCTTCTCATTGCGGTGACCTCGTTGTCAGGGTGGTCATGAGGGGATCGGAAGGAGCGGTGCGGGGGCCGGACGTGAGGAACGTCAGGAGGTGGGCAGCCAGACGCGCATGCTGCCGTCCTGCCGGTTGGCCCACGCGTAGTAGGGGATCGCGGTCAGTTCGACGGGCTCGCCCGAGGGTGCGGGCTCGGGCGTGGCTTCGGCGGACCGGTAGGGCCACCAGCCGGCGTCCGGGATCTGGCGACGCCGACCCGCGGCGACCACGGTGGTGATGCCGCCGAGCAGGTCCGGCCGTTGTTTCACGGCCAGCGGGCGGGCGGTGTCGATGACGATGTCGTCGAGCCCGCCGCCGGGGTGGTCGACCTGTTCCAGGCAGTACACGAGCGGTCCTCGTTCGATGGCCACGCAGCCGCGGACGGCGTCGACCCGGGGGTCGGCCGCGGTGAGGCGGGGTTCCAGGCCGAGTTCCAGGACGACCTGGTCACCCGCCGCCCAGCTGCGCTCCAGCCGCAACCAGCCGTCCGCGAGCGGGGCATCGGTTTGGTCATAGGTGCTGCTGCCGCATCGCACGCGGTACTCGCGGCACCACTGCGGGATACGGAGCGAAAGCGTCCAGGGGCGGTCGGCCGGGGACTCCTCGACCGTGAAGGCGATCGTGCCGTGCCAGGGGTATTCGGTCTCGGCACGTACGGCGACCGAGGCGCTGCCGGCGAGATCGGCGGCGTACCGCCCGGTGACGTACTGGTGGATCTGCAGGCCGTTCCCCCCGGCGTCGGTCGAGGACAGGTAGTGCTCCAGAGAGGCCAGCAGGCGCATGGCGTTGGGCGGGCAGCAGGCGCAGCGGAACCAACGGGTGCGGCGGGCCGACTGGTCGCCGCCGGTGTCCGTGTGGCCGTCGCGGACCTGGAGCGGATTGACGTACAGCCAGCTTTCGCCGTCCAGGGAGACACCGGCGAGGAAGCCGTTGTAGAGGGTGCGCTCGATCAGGTCGCTGTAGCGGGCCTCGCCGGTGAGCAGGGCCATCCGCCAGCTCCACTGGATGGAGGCGATGGCGGCGCAGGTCTCGCAGTAGGCGCGTTCGTTGGGCAGCTCATATGGGTCGCCGAAGTCCTCCTCGTCGTGGTGCGCACCGAGCCCGCCGGTCAGGTGGGTCTTGGTGGCGGTCATCGCCTGCCACAACCGCTCGGCTGCGGCGCGCAGTTCCGCGTCGCCCGTCTCCGTGGCCAGGTCCGTCGCGCCGGCCAGCAGATAGAGCTGGCGTACGGCGTGTCCTTCGACGTTGGTCGCCTCGCGCAGCGGCACGCGGTCCTGGCAGTAGGCCTCGCCGCCGAGCAGGCCGTGGCCGTAGCGGTCGACGAAGTAGCCGGCGAGATCCAGGTAGCGCTGCTCGCCGGTCTCGCGGTACAGCTCGACCAGGGCGGTCTCGACCTCGGGGTGGCCGTCGATGCCGTCGATGGGCTTGCCGCTGCCGGGAAGGCCGAAGACGGAGTCGATGTGGTCGGCGAAACCGCGTGCCACATCGAGGAGTTCGTCACGGCCGGTGGCCCGGTGGTGGGCCACGGCCGCCTGAATCAGATGTCCCGCGCAGTACAACTCGTGGCCCCAGCGCAGGTCCTGGTAGCGCTCGCCGCCCTTGCGGATCTGGAACCAGGTATTGAGGTAGCCGTCGGGCTGCTGGGCGTCGGCGACCAAGGAGACGATCCGGTCGACTTCGGCGGCGAGTTGGCGCGACTCGGGGCCGTTGTGCTCACCGCCCGTCTCCGGGCCTCGCTGAGCGAGCCGCCAGGACGCGGCCTCCAGCCACTTGTAGACGTCGGTGTCCACGAACGGGTAGGCGCCTTGGAATTCACCCTGCGCCGTACCCGCCGCCAGGCGCAGGTTGTACAGGTTTCCCGCGGACTCCAGCAGGCCGGGGCCCTGTGGGATGGACGTGCGCGCGTTGACCTCTCGGCGGGCGTGCCAGAAGCCGGTGCGCACGTCGACGGTGGCGGGACGCAGCGCGGCGCGGGCATCCGGGCCGGGGCGGACCGGGCCCGCTGCGGGCAGGGCGGAGCGGGTGCGGGGCATGGTTCTCCGGAAGGTGGTGGCGGAACGGGACCGGCATGCGGGGTAGGGCGCGAAGACCCCCGTGCTCTGGGCGACAGGGCTCATGGAACTCGTTTGAGCAACCGTTTTCTCTGCCGAGAAGTAGAGGGCAGCCGGGTGGACTGGTCAAGAGTCGCGGCAAGAGATTTTCTGTTGCTCGGCGGCTGGCACTTAACCCCGAGTCCCTGCGACGATGAGGATGCCGCTACCATCTAGGAAAAGGTTTGCTCGTGACCGCTGCTCCAGGTTCTCGCTCCACAGGCCCGGCGAAGCTCGCCGACGTCGCCGCCCTGGCGGGCGTCAGCGTGGGCACGGCATCGAAGGCCTTGAACGGCGGCGGGCGGATGAGGCCCGAAACCCGTCAGCGAGTCCTTGACGCCGTGGAAACCCTCGGATTCCGGCCCAACCAGCATGCGCAGAGCCTGCATACCGGCCGGAGCTGGACGGTCGGGCTCATGACGACAGACGGCATCGGCCGCTTCAGCACGCCCGTGCTGCTCGGCGCCGAGGACGCTCTGGGAGCCGGAAAGATCTCCGTGCTGCTGTGCGACACCCGCGGCGACGCCATCCGGGAGCAGCACCATCTGCACAACCTGATGGACCGCCGCGTGGACGGCATCATCGTCACCGGCCGCCGGACGGATCCGCGTCCGCCGCTGACCGGCATCGAGGCCGTCCCCATCGTCTACGCGCTGTCACCCTCCACCGACCCAGCCGACACCTCGGTGGTG harbors:
- a CDS encoding glycoside hydrolase family 127 protein; amino-acid sequence: MPRTRSALPAAGPVRPGPDARAALRPATVDVRTGFWHARREVNARTSIPQGPGLLESAGNLYNLRLAAGTAQGEFQGAYPFVDTDVYKWLEAASWRLAQRGPETGGEHNGPESRQLAAEVDRIVSLVADAQQPDGYLNTWFQIRKGGERYQDLRWGHELYCAGHLIQAAVAHHRATGRDELLDVARGFADHIDSVFGLPGSGKPIDGIDGHPEVETALVELYRETGEQRYLDLAGYFVDRYGHGLLGGEAYCQDRVPLREATNVEGHAVRQLYLLAGATDLATETGDAELRAAAERLWQAMTATKTHLTGGLGAHHDEEDFGDPYELPNERAYCETCAAIASIQWSWRMALLTGEARYSDLIERTLYNGFLAGVSLDGESWLYVNPLQVRDGHTDTGGDQSARRTRWFRCACCPPNAMRLLASLEHYLSSTDAGGNGLQIHQYVTGRYAADLAGSASVAVRAETEYPWHGTIAFTVEESPADRPWTLSLRIPQWCREYRVRCGSSTYDQTDAPLADGWLRLERSWAAGDQVVLELGLEPRLTAADPRVDAVRGCVAIERGPLVYCLEQVDHPGGGLDDIVIDTARPLAVKQRPDLLGGITTVVAAGRRRQIPDAGWWPYRSAEATPEPAPSGEPVELTAIPYYAWANRQDGSMRVWLPTS